A stretch of the Bradyrhizobium sp. CCBAU 53351 genome encodes the following:
- a CDS encoding NAD(P)/FAD-dependent oxidoreductase has translation MAAHPHRVVIVGAGFGGLEATYRLAGAGVEITLIDRRNHHLFQPLLYQVATASLATSEIAWPIRHLMRDRPDVTTLFATVSGVDAARRCVLIDDGSEVPYDTLVLATGARHAYFGHDEWEQWAPGLKTLEDGTTLRRHILVAFERAERETDPQKRAARLTFVIVGAGPTGVELAGTIAEMARHTLPGDFRNIDTTKARVVLIEAGPRVLAGFADDLSAYAQASLEKIGVEVVLGQAVTEINREGVVFGGKLLEAKTRIWAAGVRASPAAEWLGAPADRAGRVQVEADLTIPGHPEIFAIGDTVSINAWEGKPVPGIAPAAKQQGRHVAETIKARLRGAATGPFRYKHAGSLAQIGKRLAVIDFGRFKLRGAIAWWIWGIAHIYFLIGLRHRLSVALSWLWIYARDQRAARLITQGSSKVV, from the coding sequence ATGGCCGCACATCCCCATCGCGTCGTCATTGTCGGCGCCGGCTTCGGCGGGCTGGAGGCGACCTACCGGCTTGCAGGCGCGGGCGTCGAGATCACGCTGATCGACCGCCGCAACCATCATCTGTTCCAGCCGCTGCTCTACCAGGTCGCGACCGCCTCGCTGGCGACCAGCGAGATCGCCTGGCCGATCCGCCATCTCATGCGCGACCGGCCCGACGTGACGACGCTGTTCGCGACGGTCAGCGGCGTCGATGCGGCAAGGCGCTGCGTGCTGATCGACGACGGCAGCGAGGTGCCCTACGACACGCTGGTGCTGGCGACCGGCGCGCGTCACGCCTATTTCGGCCACGACGAATGGGAGCAATGGGCGCCGGGCCTGAAGACGCTCGAGGACGGCACCACCTTGCGCCGTCACATCCTGGTGGCGTTCGAGCGCGCCGAGCGCGAGACCGATCCGCAGAAGCGCGCCGCGCGGTTGACCTTCGTCATCGTCGGCGCCGGCCCCACCGGCGTCGAGCTCGCCGGCACCATCGCCGAAATGGCGCGCCACACCTTGCCCGGCGATTTCCGCAACATCGACACGACCAAGGCGCGCGTCGTGCTGATCGAAGCGGGGCCGCGCGTGCTCGCGGGCTTCGCCGACGACCTCTCGGCCTATGCGCAGGCGTCGTTGGAGAAGATCGGCGTCGAGGTCGTGCTGGGACAGGCCGTCACCGAGATCAACCGCGAGGGCGTCGTGTTCGGCGGCAAGCTGCTCGAAGCCAAGACCAGGATCTGGGCCGCCGGCGTCCGCGCCTCGCCCGCCGCTGAATGGCTGGGCGCACCAGCCGATCGCGCCGGGCGCGTGCAGGTCGAAGCGGACCTCACCATTCCCGGCCATCCCGAGATCTTTGCGATCGGCGACACCGTCAGCATCAACGCCTGGGAGGGCAAGCCGGTGCCCGGCATCGCGCCGGCGGCGAAGCAGCAGGGCCGACACGTCGCCGAGACCATCAAGGCGCGGCTGCGCGGTGCTGCGACCGGCCCGTTCCGCTACAAGCACGCCGGCAGCCTCGCCCAGATCGGCAAGCGGCTCGCCGTCATCGATTTCGGCCGCTTCAAGCTGCGCGGCGCGATCGCGTGGTGGATCTGGGGCATCGCCCACATCTACTTCCTGATCGGCCTGCGCCACCGTCTCAGCGTCGCGCTGAGCTGGCTTTGGATCTACGCACGCGACCAGCGCGCCGCGCGGTTGATCACGCAGGGGAGTAGCAAGGTGGTGTAA
- a CDS encoding bifunctional sugar phosphate isomerase/epimerase/4-hydroxyphenylpyruvate dioxygenase family protein encodes MNKRSIATVSLSGALDEKLRAIAAAGFDAVEIFENDLLSFGAGPRDIAKLCKDLNLEICAFQPFRDFEGMPEPQRARNFARAERKFDLMQELGTDLLLICSNVSPASLGGIDRAADDFRELGERAAKRSLRVGYEALAWGRHVNDYRDAWEIVRRADHPAIGIILDSFHALAPGFPVRAMASIPGDKIFLVQLADAPKLELDILSWSRHFRSFPGQGDLPVGEFMAAVAATGYAGPLSLEIFNDQFRAGSAAQTALDGLRSLILLEDQLAPDWPKFAAEPLAPKARSRGTGFVEFAVNETKAGELARLFSQLGFRKTGQHRSKAVERWSQGKVELVINSETDGFAHSHYVTHGPGVCAIALDVDNAGLAMQRAEMLKTRTFYQPVGPGELEIPAIHGVGGSLLYFLDQAGKNWDTDFEPVPSEASADALLAVDHIAQSMPYDEMLSWLLFYTGILDLKRLPQMEIADPRGLVQSQAIVNADQSLRFVLNGSSANRTLPARFISEFFGSGVQHVAFSCRDIFATVAEMRARGADFLDIPANYYDDIEAKYDLAPELMAQLRANHILYDREGDGEFFQVYTHIFDERFFFEIVERRNYQGFGAANAGIRLAAQAREVRPASMPRV; translated from the coding sequence ATGAACAAACGCTCGATCGCCACCGTCTCCCTCTCCGGCGCTCTCGACGAGAAGCTCCGCGCCATCGCGGCCGCGGGCTTCGACGCGGTCGAGATATTCGAGAACGACCTGTTGTCGTTCGGCGCAGGCCCGCGCGACATCGCAAAGCTCTGCAAGGATCTCAATCTCGAGATCTGCGCGTTCCAGCCGTTCCGGGACTTCGAGGGCATGCCCGAACCGCAGCGCGCGCGCAATTTTGCCCGTGCGGAGCGCAAGTTCGATCTGATGCAGGAGCTCGGCACGGATCTCCTGCTGATCTGCTCCAACGTCTCGCCCGCCTCGCTCGGCGGCATCGACCGCGCCGCCGACGATTTTCGCGAGCTCGGCGAGCGCGCGGCCAAGCGGTCCTTGCGCGTCGGCTACGAGGCCTTGGCCTGGGGCCGCCACGTCAACGACTATCGCGACGCCTGGGAGATCGTGCGGCGCGCCGATCACCCCGCGATCGGGATCATCCTCGACAGCTTCCACGCGCTCGCGCCGGGCTTTCCGGTCCGTGCGATGGCTTCGATTCCCGGCGACAAGATCTTCCTGGTGCAGCTCGCGGACGCGCCGAAGCTCGAACTCGACATTCTGTCCTGGAGTCGGCACTTCCGCTCCTTCCCCGGCCAGGGCGATCTGCCGGTCGGTGAATTCATGGCGGCGGTCGCGGCAACCGGTTATGCCGGACCGCTGTCGCTGGAGATCTTCAACGACCAGTTCCGCGCCGGCTCGGCCGCGCAGACCGCGCTCGACGGCCTGCGCTCGCTGATCCTGCTGGAGGACCAGCTTGCGCCGGATTGGCCGAAATTCGCCGCCGAGCCGTTGGCGCCGAAGGCCAGGAGCCGCGGCACCGGCTTCGTGGAGTTTGCCGTCAACGAGACCAAGGCCGGCGAGCTCGCCCGGCTGTTCTCGCAACTCGGCTTCCGCAAGACCGGTCAGCATCGCAGCAAGGCGGTGGAACGCTGGTCGCAGGGCAAGGTCGAGCTCGTCATCAACAGCGAGACCGACGGCTTTGCGCATTCCCACTACGTCACGCACGGCCCCGGCGTCTGCGCCATCGCGCTCGACGTCGACAATGCGGGCCTTGCCATGCAGCGCGCCGAGATGCTGAAGACGCGCACCTTCTACCAGCCCGTCGGACCGGGCGAGCTGGAGATTCCCGCGATCCACGGCGTCGGCGGCAGCCTGCTGTATTTCCTGGATCAGGCCGGCAAGAACTGGGACACCGATTTCGAGCCGGTGCCGAGCGAGGCGAGTGCCGACGCCCTGCTCGCGGTCGATCACATTGCGCAGTCGATGCCCTATGACGAGATGCTGTCGTGGCTGTTGTTCTACACGGGCATCCTCGACCTGAAGCGGCTGCCGCAGATGGAGATCGCCGATCCCAGGGGCCTCGTGCAGAGCCAGGCCATCGTCAACGCCGACCAGAGCCTGCGCTTCGTGCTCAACGGCTCCTCCGCCAACCGCACGCTGCCGGCGCGCTTCATCTCCGAATTCTTCGGATCAGGCGTGCAGCACGTCGCGTTCTCGTGCCGGGACATCTTTGCGACGGTCGCGGAGATGCGGGCGCGGGGAGCGGATTTTCTCGACATCCCCGCCAATTACTACGACGACATCGAAGCCAAATACGACCTCGCACCCGAGCTGATGGCACAGCTGCGCGCCAACCACATTCTCTACGACCGCGAGGGCGACGGCGAGTTCTTCCAGGTCTACACCCACATTTTCGACGAGCGGTTCTTTTTCGAGATCGTCGAGCGCAGGAATTATCAGGGATTTGGCGCGGCCAACGCCGGCATCAGGCTCGCAGCGCAGGCCCGCGAAGTGCGACCCGCGAGCATGCCAAGAGTGTAG
- a CDS encoding ABC transporter substrate-binding protein encodes MRTAFWLAGAAALVLASPAFAGDTIKIGFVSTFSGPTAVIGNDMRNSFELALDHMGRKMDGKPVEVIYEDDGQKPDVGKQKTEKLVQSDKVDFIVGYIWSNVLLASLKTAVDSQTFLISANAGPSQLAGELCSPYVFSTSWQNDQTPQAMGLYMNQKGVKSVFLIGPNYAAGKDMLAGLKNTFKGEIKGEEYTVWPSQLDFSAELSKARASGAESIFVFYPGAAGVQFLNQYAQAGLKSTMPLYTAFTVDELSLPLQKENALGVPGAQEWVNDLPNEQNKRFVADYRKKYPGLRPTYYGAQSYDAAQLINSAVVAVKGDTSKKDAMKAEMEKANFKSLRGAFKYGNNHIPVQSFYLQDVVKDAEGQLALKTVATIVENDQDRFHDKCKMK; translated from the coding sequence ATGAGGACGGCATTCTGGCTGGCGGGCGCAGCGGCGCTGGTGCTGGCGAGCCCGGCTTTCGCCGGCGACACCATCAAGATCGGTTTCGTCTCGACCTTCAGCGGCCCGACCGCCGTGATCGGCAACGACATGCGCAACTCCTTCGAGCTCGCGCTGGATCACATGGGCCGCAAGATGGACGGCAAGCCGGTCGAGGTCATCTACGAGGATGACGGCCAGAAGCCCGATGTCGGCAAGCAGAAGACCGAGAAGCTGGTGCAGTCGGACAAGGTCGATTTCATCGTCGGCTATATCTGGTCGAACGTGCTCCTGGCCTCGCTGAAGACGGCCGTGGATTCGCAGACCTTCCTGATCTCGGCCAATGCCGGTCCGTCGCAGCTCGCTGGCGAGCTCTGCTCGCCTTACGTGTTCTCGACCTCATGGCAGAACGACCAGACGCCGCAGGCGATGGGCCTCTACATGAACCAGAAGGGCGTCAAGAGCGTGTTCCTGATCGGCCCGAACTATGCCGCCGGCAAGGACATGCTCGCGGGCCTGAAGAACACCTTCAAGGGCGAAATCAAGGGCGAGGAATACACGGTCTGGCCGAGCCAGCTCGATTTCTCCGCCGAGCTCTCCAAGGCGCGCGCCTCGGGCGCCGAGTCGATCTTCGTGTTCTATCCCGGTGCGGCCGGCGTGCAGTTCCTCAATCAATATGCGCAGGCCGGCCTGAAGAGCACGATGCCGCTCTACACGGCGTTCACCGTCGACGAGCTCTCGCTGCCGCTGCAGAAGGAGAACGCACTCGGCGTGCCCGGCGCGCAGGAATGGGTCAACGACCTGCCCAACGAGCAGAACAAGCGTTTCGTCGCCGACTACCGCAAGAAATATCCCGGCCTGCGCCCGACCTATTACGGCGCACAATCCTATGACGCCGCCCAGCTCATCAACAGCGCGGTGGTCGCTGTGAAGGGCGACACCAGCAAGAAGGACGCGATGAAGGCCGAGATGGAGAAGGCCAACTTCAAGTCGCTGCGCGGCGCGTTCAAATACGGCAACAATCACATCCCGGTGCAGAGCTTCTATCTGCAGGACGTGGTCAAGGACGCCGAAGGCCAGCTGGCGCTGAAGACGGTGGCGACCATCGTGGAGAACGACCAGGACCGTTTCCACGACAAGTGCAAGATGAAGTGA
- a CDS encoding Gfo/Idh/MocA family protein, which translates to MSARMRIAVAGAGLIGRRHIELIEASPDCALAGIADPSPAAKDFALAHNLPCYPDHRALLAQEKPDGLVIASPNTLHLPMALDCAQAGVPALIEKPVTETVASAQRLCAAVRRTGVPMLVGHHRRHNPIIKSARETVASGRLGQLTAVVGLWLLKKPDDYFEMTWRREAGGGPLLINLIHDIDNLRFICGEIVEVQALTSNKARGFAVEDTAALLLRFANGALGTVTVSDATPAPWSWELTAGENAVYPKQDQPCYVFAGTNGSLSVPTMELWSYRQDPGWHAPLVREPVALSAYDPLVERLRHFQAVIAGREQPLISVEDAMGTLAVVEAVSEAARTGQKISPSRIMEQAA; encoded by the coding sequence ATGAGCGCGAGAATGCGCATTGCGGTCGCGGGCGCCGGCCTGATAGGCCGCCGCCACATCGAGTTGATCGAGGCGTCGCCGGATTGCGCGCTGGCCGGCATCGCCGATCCCTCGCCCGCCGCGAAGGATTTTGCCTTGGCGCATAATTTGCCCTGCTATCCCGACCATCGCGCGTTGCTGGCACAGGAGAAGCCGGACGGCCTCGTCATCGCCTCGCCCAACACGCTGCATTTGCCGATGGCGCTCGACTGCGCGCAAGCCGGCGTGCCGGCCCTGATCGAGAAGCCGGTGACCGAGACGGTCGCCTCCGCGCAGCGCCTCTGCGCCGCGGTGAGGCGTACCGGCGTTCCGATGCTGGTCGGCCACCACCGGCGGCACAATCCGATCATCAAGTCGGCCCGCGAAACGGTGGCGAGCGGCAGGCTCGGCCAGCTCACCGCCGTGGTCGGGCTGTGGCTGCTGAAGAAGCCCGACGACTATTTCGAAATGACCTGGCGGCGTGAGGCGGGCGGCGGGCCTCTGCTGATCAACCTCATCCACGACATCGACAATCTCCGCTTCATCTGCGGCGAGATCGTCGAGGTGCAGGCGCTGACGTCGAACAAGGCGCGCGGCTTCGCGGTCGAGGACACCGCCGCCCTGCTCTTGCGCTTTGCCAATGGTGCACTCGGAACCGTGACAGTGTCGGACGCAACGCCGGCGCCGTGGAGCTGGGAGCTGACCGCGGGCGAGAATGCGGTCTATCCCAAACAGGACCAGCCCTGTTACGTCTTCGCCGGCACCAACGGTTCCCTGTCGGTGCCGACCATGGAGCTGTGGTCGTATCGACAAGATCCCGGCTGGCACGCGCCGCTGGTTCGCGAGCCCGTTGCACTCTCGGCTTACGATCCGCTCGTCGAGCGGCTCCGGCATTTCCAGGCTGTGATCGCCGGCCGCGAGCAGCCGCTGATCTCGGTCGAGGACGCCATGGGCACGCTCGCCGTCGTCGAGGCCGTCAGCGAAGCGGCGCGCACCGGGCAAAAGATCTCGCCAAGCCGGATCATGGAGCAGGCAGCATGA